The DNA sequence CCGTGCGGCCCGGTCAGTTCGTGGGCGTCCTCGGTACCACGTACGTCCTCAAGGGCGTCACCCGGGAGCTGGTCGTCGACCCGGCCGGTGCGCTCTACAGCCACCGCCACCCCGACGGGTGGTGGCTGCCGGGCGGCGCGTCCAATACGGGCGGCGAGGCCCTCGCGGACGTCCCCGCCGGTCGACTCGCCGCCCTCGACCGTGCTGCGGCCGCCCGCGGACCCGCGTCCGTGGTCGCCTACACCCTGCGCCGTGAGGGCGAGCGCTTCCCGTTCGTCAGCGGTGAGGCGCGCGGCTTCCTCCTGGGCACTCCGGCCGACGACGCCGACCGCCACCGCGCCGCCCTGGAGGGCGTCGCCTTCCTGGAACGCCTCGCCATCGAGCGGGTACGGGAGCTGGGCGTCGCGGTCGAGGGCCCGCTGTGGGCGGCGGGTGGCGGCAGCCGCAGCCCGGTGTGGACCCGTATCCGCGCCACCGCCCTCGGCATGCCCCTGCGCGTCGCCGACCACGCCGAAACCGCCTTCGGCGCGGCCCTCCTCGCCGCCTCCGGCAGCCTCCACCCGGACCTCGCGGCGAGCGCCGCCGCGATGGTCCGTACCGGCCGGGACATCGAGCCCGACGAGACCGAACGCGCCGCCCTCGACGCCTCGTACGCCGCCTTCACCGCCGCCCTGCGCGAGCGCGGCTGGCTGCGCTAGGCGCCCGGTCCGCCGTCAGAGCTCCACGGTGAACGCCCAGAGCGTCAGGTCCAGGTCCGCTATCGGCGCCCAGTCACGCTCCGGCGCCCGGACGAAGCCGAGTCGTCCGTACAGCCGGTGGGCGGTGGTCATCGACTGCTGGCTGCTGATCACGATCCGCTCGAGGCCCAGCTCCCGCCCCCGGTCCAGACAGGCCCGCACCAGCGCCTCGGCCGCGCCGCG is a window from the Streptomyces luomodiensis genome containing:
- a CDS encoding FGGY-family carbohydrate kinase; protein product: MPVDQPTPAADEGPRLPGDDAGAAGAAGAVGNSGSAVAAGGAGLVGEAGAAGLAGAADEAGDGGSAGGTGAAGLADEAVDGGLACGGLAGATSPAGDSGSAGDSGSAGDGLGGGGSSGHGLGGGRSSADGRGRRLLHTSDLIAWRLTGGPVATDWSHALKSGYDARVGEWPGEVLDALGVPSAWLPAVEPPTTEVGTVCAAAARETGLPVGCAVRLGMTDGCAGQIATGAVRPGQFVGVLGTTYVLKGVTRELVVDPAGALYSHRHPDGWWLPGGASNTGGEALADVPAGRLAALDRAAAARGPASVVAYTLRREGERFPFVSGEARGFLLGTPADDADRHRAALEGVAFLERLAIERVRELGVAVEGPLWAAGGGSRSPVWTRIRATALGMPLRVADHAETAFGAALLAASGSLHPDLAASAAAMVRTGRDIEPDETERAALDASYAAFTAALRERGWLR